CCGTTGGAGGCGCTGCGGCGCTGCGACCCGGTCCCGTTCGAGACGATCGTTGTGGATAATGGCTCGACCGACGGCACCAGCGAGTTCGTCGCCGCCGAGTGTCCGGAGGCGATTCTTGTTCGCTCGCCGCACAACCTGGGGTTCGCCGGCGGGAATAACCTCGGCGTCCTGAACGCCCGGGGCGACGTGGTGATCCTGCTCAATGACGACACGGAGCCCGATCCGGACTGGCTGGCGCCGCTGGCGGAGGCCTTCGCCGCGGACCCGAAGCTTGGGATCGCCGGCTGTCGGTTGCTTTATCCGGGGCGTGAGACGATCCAGCACCTCGGCGGCGTCATCCACCCGAACGGGCTGACGAATCACATCGATTACGGCGTGCCGGTGGCCGAGCAGACGATCCACGAACCGACCGATATGAACTATGTCACCGGAGCGGCGATGGCGATTCGCCGCCGCGCAATCGGACGGATTGGGTTGCTCGACGAGGGATTCTGGCCGATCTATTTCGAGGAGATCGATTACTGCACGCGCGCCTGGCGGGCGGGCTGGAAGGTCCGCGTTTTTCCGACGTCGACAGTGATCCATCACGAATCCCAGACGACCGAGCGGCTGAGTCGCCGTTTCCTGACCATGTACAATCGCAATCGCTGGCGTTACTTGTTGAAGAACCGGCGTGGTCTGGACCTGCTGCGGGCGATCCGCGCGGAAGGTCGCTGGATAGCGCAGAATGCTCCGTGGGATAATCTGTGGTCGTGCGCGCGAGCGTACGCCTGGGCGGCGATCCAGTGGCGCGAGATTCAGGCCGCCGTGCGCCGCGAAGGGAAGCGTTCTCATGGCTGAGATTCTAGTCGTTGCGGCCGGGCCGTTGCTCGAAGAGGCCGGCACGACGCAGATCAGCGGACAGTGCATGCGCACGTCGCATTTCATCGAGCCGATGAAAGCCGCCGGCCACCAGGTTCGGCTGCTGACGGTTCCGATTCCCGGCGCCAGCGATCCGGACGACCGCTGCTCGGTGGAGAAGCGCCGCTACAAGGATCTGCTTTACTACAAGGCATTCACAAGCCACGACGAAGCGTACATCATCAACGCGTTGCGCAGCGTGCTGCACAAATCGAATTTCGACGCCGTCGTCGGCATCAACGCGTATCCGGCATACCTCGTCGCGCAGGCCGCGCCTGAACTGCCTTTCTGGGCAGACCTGTATGGTTGGACGATGGCGGAGGGACAGACGCGCGCCGCTCTCGTGAACAGCGACCGGTACTACGATCACTTCTGGCGTCTGGAGGTCGCGGCGCTTCTGGCGGCGGATCGCTTCTCGACGGCAAGCGCACGCCAGGGCAATGCGCTGTACGGCGAGTTGGCAATGGTGGGGCGGCTGAATCGCCACACGTTCGATTGGCCGTTTGCGACGACGATCCCGACGGCGACTTCGCCGATCTACGATCAACTGCAACGCACGCGCAAGACGCCGCCGGCCCTGGCAGATAAGGTGCCCGACGACGCGCACATGATACTGTGGAGCGGCGGCTTCAATACTTGGACCGACGTGGACTTGCTGGCGGAATCTTTCCGGAGCGCCATGGAGGCCAATCCCAACATCCACCTGGTCGCGACCGGTGGCGCGGTGGTTGGGCACGACGACAAGTCTTACGTGCGCTTTCAGAAGTTGGCGGCGGAGCAGTTGCCTGCCGATCGAGTTCATTTGCTGGGCTGGGTGGAAACCGAACTGGTCGTCGCGTTGCATGCCCGCGCGGACGTTGGGATCAACGTGGATTGCCGCAACACGGAAACCCACTTCGGCGCGCGCACGCGACTGACGCACATGATGGGCGCGGGCCTTCCGGTCCTGACAACTCGCGGCACCGAGATCGCCGAGTGGATCGAGGAGAATCGCGCCGGCGAAGTCGTGGCCAGCGGCGACGTGGCGGCATTCGCCGATGCGTTGATCGACAGCGCTGCCGATCCGAATCGGTGGCAGCGCCGCGCCCAGCGCGCCCGCAAACGCGTCCGCGAGGCCTTCGACCCGCAGCAGACGCTGGCGGATTTCCTGGAGTGGTGCGGAGAGCCGAAATGGGCTCCTGACCGGGACCCCCGGTTGACCCGGCGCCGTGGGGCGCGCAAGGCTGGTCCCGATCTGGCGGAAGACGTCGAGGCGCTGCTGTGGGCGCGCCTGAAGGTCGAAGGCCAGGTTGGGCCGCTGCTGACAGACCGTGAATCTCTGCGCCGGCTGCGCGCGAAGTGGCCCTTGCGCCTGTGGCGCTCGATCAAGTCTCGCCTGAAAGGCTGACGAACGATGAAGAAGTTCCCGACACTGCGAACAATCTGGCCGCTGATGGCCGCGATCATTTTGCTGGTTTCGACGGCGCCTGCCGCGGATTCGGACCTGGCATTCTTGAGGGACACGTGGCGTCCGGATCCGGATGCGGTGATTGCCGTGGCCAGCGATCGGGCGATCAGCGAACTCGACGTCTACTTGTGGCAGCTCATCGTCTCCGCCGATCCGTTGATCGTGAAGGACTGGCAGGAAGCCATCACCGCCGGCCGCACGAATCAGTTGCGAGACATTGAGAGAGCCGTTCGTCAAATCATCGAGTACCGCGCGCTGGCGCAACTGCCCGAAGGGCGTAAGGCTCTCAGTGCGGATACACTCGCAAAGGGCACGCGCATCTATGCCGCGCCGGGCGCGAAGTATGTGCTGACCGATGAACTGATCATGTTGTCGCTAGAGATCTCACCGATCGATATCGCGCACTACTACCGCACACACGAATCGGAATTCCTTCGCCCCGCTGAAGTCGATGTGCGTCGCCTTCGCATTCCATTTCCGGAGAACATGACTGAAACCGCGCGGCAGGAGATCTTCCGCACCGCTCAATCATTGCGTCAGCGTGCGGTCAGCCAGGGCGGATTGCTTCCTCTGCTGAGAGAGTATCCCGAGTATCAGCTCGATCGTCCCGTCGATGGGTTGAAGACGGTGACGGCGACCGGCAGCGAAGTGGACCCGCGTGTTCGCGAACGCATCTTCGAATTGGCAACTGCAGAGATCAGCACCCCGATCCAAACGCCGAACGGTTTGCTGTTGGTGGAAATCGTAGAACGTCGCGCAGGAAAAGCCCAGCCGATCACCGACGTGCAGGATCAGATTCGCGAGAAACTGCGCGCGCAGTTCCTGCCACAGCAGTATCAGTATCAACTGGCCGAAGCGAGCGCGAAGGCTCACCCGATCAATCGTGCCGCGCGTTTTCCCTACATGGACGACGAAGCGGAAATCCTGCGCGTGCGGCAGTTCTTCCTGAACAAGGGCGAGTACGCTGACCTTTTCCCCGAACGCGTTCTAGCGGAAGGCCGTGTGCCCGGCGCGCTGTTCCCTCACGTGCAGGAAATTGTCACGGGCGAAGTGATCACGCAGCGGCTCGAGGAGATGGTACTCGAACGTGAAGAGGCATATCGCATCGCGAAGGAAATGGGCAGGGACCTGACGCTGGCCGCACAAGCACTTCGTGTTCGTCGCGCGTTGGTGCAACCCACGGACGAACAGATCACCAAGTACCTGATGGCACACCGTTCCGAGCTGTTGCCGGAGCCGCAAGTGACCCTGTGGCGCATCGATGTCGCGCCGCGCAACGAGGACTCGATCCGCGCTTCCGCGCTTCGCAATCTCACACCGCAGATGATGAGCTACCTGCGCGAGCAGTTGACTGTCGCGGAGCAGCAACTAAGCGAGCGTGCCGCGATCACCGGCGACTCGATCTACGCCACGCCCAGTGTCGTTCTGCGTCGCGTGCCCCAGCCGGAAGATTCGCGTCTGCGCTTGCGCTACAACAAGCTCGAAGCGATGGAGGGGTCGGCCGTGAAGCGGGACTTCGGATTGGATCCGCAGTCATTGCGCGCCGGCGTTTTCACCGATCCGCGTGCCCAGGCGGACGGCACCGTCAGCGCCTTCTACATCGAGCGCATCGACATGCCGCCATCGCTCGACAACGACCAACTTCGTGCACGCGCAAGCCTCGACTTCATCCTCGAAACCGCGCGCGAACCAGGCGTCGCCGCCGTTCGTCAGATGGATCAAAGCGGTGCCTTGAAATGGAACATCCCCGTCGAGGGTGTGTACAATACGCCCTGATCTCACCGCTCTTGCGTAAGACTGTTTTGAGAACCATCCCCGCTTGACGCTTCGACCTGCGTTGACGAATGTCAACCATGGCACGAGATTTCGCGAATCGCCGAGTGAAGCTGCTGGCCCTGGCGGGGCTGGCGGTTGTTGTGCTCGCCGCCGGGCTCGCAACGTGGCGATACATCGCGTATAACCTGTGGGCGGAACGCGATGCGGCGAGCCTGACGCCCTACTCGATCGTTCTCGTCGGGGAGGGCGCGGCGCCTTCGTCCGAGACGGCGGCGCTCGATGAGGAAGTCATTCGCTACAACTCGCGCGGCCGGCTCGTTGCGCACTTGTCGCGCAGCGAATATCGCCGTTCACTCACTGGCAAACAGGTCTGGGTGAAGATCTATCTGGAGACGCAGTTGCCGAAAGACCCGACTGTCGTCGAGCCCATCAAGTTGATGAACACGCTCGAACGCCGCAAAGGCGAATGGCATGTTACGCACACCACGGTTCTAACGATCCCGTAGACATTTTGAAAGAGACTACGCCTCGGCGACTTTTTCGCCGTTGAAGTGCGTGGGCTGCACGTTGAAGTGGCGCTCGACCAGTTCGCATGCTTCGCGGAACTCGGGGAACTTCTCGCGCGCTTCGTCGAGCGTCATCGGCTTCGACAGCGCCGGCGCCGCAACGGGCTCCGGCGGAGCATTGAGCGTCGTCTGCATCGCAAGATCGACCGGCTCTTCTTCGTACTCTTCGTAGTAATCCTCTTCGATCGGCGGGGGAGCGTCGGGCTCCATCACGGAAACCGGCGTGGGTGCGGGGGCGACTTCTTCCACGCTGATATGCGGCACAAGCCCGCGGCGCCAGATTGCGCGCGCGGCTTCGCGAACTCCGCCAAAGATCTCCGGCCGTTCCATCTGCTGGCGCATGGCGCGATCGCCGGCGCTCAGTTCGATGAAGAGCTTGCTCTCGGTGACTTCGACTAGGCGCGCGTTGCGAATCACCCCCTGGATTGTCGGCGCGACTTTCCCGAGCCGCTCCACCAGCGCCGTCCAGCGATCGCCGTCGGTCGTCGGAATGGCTTCCGGTTCCGGATACTCGGGTTCGAGCTCCGGCGCGGCTTCGCGCATCAGCGCCGCGGCGGGCTGGGAGCTGCGCTGCGCGCGGGGTTGCTGCGGAGATGTCGACTTGCCGGGCGCCGTCGAGCCCGGCCGGCTCGGAGCAGCCGTGCCGCGTCGGGCAGACGCGCCGCCTCCACCGCCACTGCCATCGGGACCGTCCGGGTCGCCGCCTAGCCGCGCGTCGATCACCAGCCGAGGATCGATCGCCGTCAGCTTGATCAGCACAAACTCCAACAGGAATCGCGGCGGCGCCGCGCCACGCATCCGTTCTTCCAGGTCGAGGAACTGCTGGATGCAATTCAGCAGGTACTGCAGGCTCGCTTTCTCCAGCAGCTTCTTCAATTCTTCCGATTGCGCATCCGCCACGCGCACCAGTTCGCCGGTGCCGCCGACTTTCATCAGCATCGCATCGCGCAGGAAACTCAGGAACATCTTCACGAACCGGCTCAGATCGCGGCCGCGATCCACCAGGTCGCCGACGATCTCCAGGCACGCCTTTGTGTCGCGTTCGATCAGCGCCGTGATCAGTCGCGTGAACAGATCGCTCTCGACCACGCCCAGCAGCGACCGCACGTCCTCCAGTGTCACTTCCTCCGGCGACAGCGAGATCAACTGGTCCAGCAACACCTGCGCGTCGCGCAGACCGCCCTCGCACGCCAGCGCGATCGCCGTCAGCACCTGCACGCGCTCGTCCTCGCGCACCGTCACCTTCTCGCGATCGAGAATCTCACCCAGGTTTGCCACGATGTCCGGCACGCTGATGCGCTCGAAGTTGCAGCGCCGACAGCGCGAAATCACCGTATCCGGCAACTTCTCCGGGTTGGTCGTGGCCAGAATGAAGACGACATGCGGCGGCGGCTCCTCCAGGCTCTTCAGCAGCGCGTTGAAGGAGTGGTTCGACAGCATGTGGACTTCGTCGATGATGTAGACCTTGTAGCGCGCGCTGAAGGGCGCACGGCGCAGGCCTTCGAGCAACTCGCGCGTCTGTTCGACCTTCGTGTAGGTGGCGGCGTCGACCTCGATCACATCCAGCGCGGTGCCTTCGGCGATTTCCAGGCAATGATGGCACTTGCCGCAAGGCGCCGTCGTTGGGCCGTGCTCGCAATTCAGCGCCTTCGCGAAGATGCGCGCCATGGACGTCTTGCCCGTCCCGCGCGGCCCGCAGAAGAGGTACCCGTGCCCGATGCGGCCATCCTCGATTTCGTTGTGCAGCACCTGCACAACGGCGCGCTGGCCCACCACGTCCTTGAAGACCTGGGGCCGATACCGGCGTGCGATGACGACATAATCCGAACGAGAACCATCAGCCATGAGAAGGGGACTCCCGGGAACGAGCTAACGGCCAGTGTGCGCAGCGGGCCCGGGATGGTCAACGGCATTGTTTATGTTTTTTCTTCGCCCTTTTCGGGATCGTCGAGATCGTG
This DNA window, taken from bacterium, encodes the following:
- a CDS encoding glycosyltransferase family 2 protein: MGKGSSITFSIVIVSLNGRQRLALPLEALRRCDPVPFETIVVDNGSTDGTSEFVAAECPEAILVRSPHNLGFAGGNNLGVLNARGDVVILLNDDTEPDPDWLAPLAEAFAADPKLGIAGCRLLYPGRETIQHLGGVIHPNGLTNHIDYGVPVAEQTIHEPTDMNYVTGAAMAIRRRAIGRIGLLDEGFWPIYFEEIDYCTRAWRAGWKVRVFPTSTVIHHESQTTERLSRRFLTMYNRNRWRYLLKNRRGLDLLRAIRAEGRWIAQNAPWDNLWSCARAYAWAAIQWREIQAAVRREGKRSHG
- a CDS encoding glycosyltransferase, with the translated sequence MAEILVVAAGPLLEEAGTTQISGQCMRTSHFIEPMKAAGHQVRLLTVPIPGASDPDDRCSVEKRRYKDLLYYKAFTSHDEAYIINALRSVLHKSNFDAVVGINAYPAYLVAQAAPELPFWADLYGWTMAEGQTRAALVNSDRYYDHFWRLEVAALLAADRFSTASARQGNALYGELAMVGRLNRHTFDWPFATTIPTATSPIYDQLQRTRKTPPALADKVPDDAHMILWSGGFNTWTDVDLLAESFRSAMEANPNIHLVATGGAVVGHDDKSYVRFQKLAAEQLPADRVHLLGWVETELVVALHARADVGINVDCRNTETHFGARTRLTHMMGAGLPVLTTRGTEIAEWIEENRAGEVVASGDVAAFADALIDSAADPNRWQRRAQRARKRVREAFDPQQTLADFLEWCGEPKWAPDRDPRLTRRRGARKAGPDLAEDVEALLWARLKVEGQVGPLLTDRESLRRLRAKWPLRLWRSIKSRLKG
- a CDS encoding peptidyl-prolyl cis-trans isomerase — protein: MKKFPTLRTIWPLMAAIILLVSTAPAADSDLAFLRDTWRPDPDAVIAVASDRAISELDVYLWQLIVSADPLIVKDWQEAITAGRTNQLRDIERAVRQIIEYRALAQLPEGRKALSADTLAKGTRIYAAPGAKYVLTDELIMLSLEISPIDIAHYYRTHESEFLRPAEVDVRRLRIPFPENMTETARQEIFRTAQSLRQRAVSQGGLLPLLREYPEYQLDRPVDGLKTVTATGSEVDPRVRERIFELATAEISTPIQTPNGLLLVEIVERRAGKAQPITDVQDQIREKLRAQFLPQQYQYQLAEASAKAHPINRAARFPYMDDEAEILRVRQFFLNKGEYADLFPERVLAEGRVPGALFPHVQEIVTGEVITQRLEEMVLEREEAYRIAKEMGRDLTLAAQALRVRRALVQPTDEQITKYLMAHRSELLPEPQVTLWRIDVAPRNEDSIRASALRNLTPQMMSYLREQLTVAEQQLSERAAITGDSIYATPSVVLRRVPQPEDSRLRLRYNKLEAMEGSAVKRDFGLDPQSLRAGVFTDPRAQADGTVSAFYIERIDMPPSLDNDQLRARASLDFILETAREPGVAAVRQMDQSGALKWNIPVEGVYNTP
- the dnaX gene encoding DNA polymerase III subunit gamma/tau, with product MADGSRSDYVVIARRYRPQVFKDVVGQRAVVQVLHNEIEDGRIGHGYLFCGPRGTGKTSMARIFAKALNCEHGPTTAPCGKCHHCLEIAEGTALDVIEVDAATYTKVEQTRELLEGLRRAPFSARYKVYIIDEVHMLSNHSFNALLKSLEEPPPHVVFILATTNPEKLPDTVISRCRRCNFERISVPDIVANLGEILDREKVTVREDERVQVLTAIALACEGGLRDAQVLLDQLISLSPEEVTLEDVRSLLGVVESDLFTRLITALIERDTKACLEIVGDLVDRGRDLSRFVKMFLSFLRDAMLMKVGGTGELVRVADAQSEELKKLLEKASLQYLLNCIQQFLDLEERMRGAAPPRFLLEFVLIKLTAIDPRLVIDARLGGDPDGPDGSGGGGGASARRGTAAPSRPGSTAPGKSTSPQQPRAQRSSQPAAALMREAAPELEPEYPEPEAIPTTDGDRWTALVERLGKVAPTIQGVIRNARLVEVTESKLFIELSAGDRAMRQQMERPEIFGGVREAARAIWRRGLVPHISVEEVAPAPTPVSVMEPDAPPPIEEDYYEEYEEEPVDLAMQTTLNAPPEPVAAPALSKPMTLDEAREKFPEFREACELVERHFNVQPTHFNGEKVAEA